A window of Rhododendron vialii isolate Sample 1 chromosome 13a, ASM3025357v1 contains these coding sequences:
- the LOC131315283 gene encoding lactoylglutathione lyase GLX1-like, protein MADVAPIVLNDEILEWPKNDNRRFLHVVYRVVDLDRSIKFYTEAFGMTLLRKRDVPKEKYSSAVLGFGLEESTFVVELIHNYGVENYDIGTGFGHFGISTTDIYQLVETIRAKGGKITVEPGAAEGTTTVVAFVQDLDGYEFELFQRDATPEPLCQVMFHVVDLDRSIEFYEKALGMKLIVTIDRPEEKDTIAMMGYGDDPNQIAILELIYNYDVTEYTKGNAYSHIAISTDDVYKSAEVVKLVTQELGGKIIRQPGPFPGTNTKIIAFEDPEGWKTVLIDNQDFLKGLEE, encoded by the exons ATGGCCGACGTTGCACCTATTGTTCTCAATGATGAAATCTTGGAATGGCCAAAGAATGACAACCGCAGGTTCTTGCACGTTGTGTATCGCGTTGTTGACCTTGACCGCTCCATCAA GTTTTACACAGAAGCTTTTGGGATGACACTTCTAAGGAAGAGAGATGTTCCGAAGGAAAAGTATTCAAGTGCTGTTCTTGGGTTTGGACTGGAAGAGTCTACTTTCGTAGTTGAGCTCATACACA ACTATGGAGTGGAAAATTATGACATAGGAACAGGCTTTGGGCATTTTGGTATTTCAACAACAGAC ATTTACCAGTTGGTTGAAACCATAAGGGCCAAGGGTGGCAAAATCACAGTGGAGCCTGGCGCGGCTGAAGGTACAACAACAGTCGTTGCTTTTGTGCAAGATCTTGATGGCTACGAATTTGAACTGTTCCAGAGAGATGCTACTCCTGAACCACTTTGTCAAGTAATGTTTCATGTTGTTGATCTCGATCGCTCTATCGAGTTCTATGAAAAG GCATTGGGGATGAAACTAATCGTGACGATTGACAGACCAGAGGAGAAG GACACAATAGCCATGATGGGCTATGGTGATGATCCTAATCAGATAGCTATTTTGGAGTTGATATACAACTACGACGTTACTGAATATACCAAAGGAAATGCTTATTCACAT ATTGCCATCAGTACTGATGATGTGTACAAAAGTGCTGAAGTTGTCAAACTAGTTACCCAAGAGCTTGGAGGGAAGATAATTCGACAACCAGGGCCATTTCCCGGCACCAACACCAAGATCATCGCTTTCGAAGATCCGGAGGGTTGGAAGACG GTTCTGATTGACAATCAAGACTTTCTGAAGGGACTGGAGGAGTGA
- the LOC131315284 gene encoding uncharacterized protein LOC131315284 isoform X3: MSKSSPSTTTIKPEDYKNSPVHYAVATGDHTALSRIVSALPRLTDPSKIRTESDSLTQERIADKISLALDRRDNPHRETPLHLAVRLNDCVAASTLAGAGADISLQNSSGWNPLQESICRRFTDVSTVLLQHQHRAAWWKWRRRLPRLISVLHRMRDFYMEMSFHFESSIVPFVGKIAPSDTYRIWKVDGNLRADTSLSGFDGMKALRADQSFLFLGDGDQTLDLPSGSLIVLNHDNRKIYDAFENAGNSLSENDVASFCAQTSVYRPGMDVTQAELVGRTNWRRQEKTESVGEWKARVYEVHNVVFTYRSRKIVTGDSDGQVLPLELDEDDDGFLVAENPQFSVVSDNQRRRHSSFVRDDRDVVLVSRKSVDVVPSMMVPERRRPPCAVAVVPPQTKEKEMVKNLRPLVWLTEQFPLKTEELLPLLDILANKVKAVRRMRDLLTTKFPTGTFPVKVDGRSSLCLVL, translated from the exons atgtCGAAGTCGTCGCCGTCAACGACGACGATAAAACCCGAAGACTACAAGAACAGCCCGGTCCACTACGCCGTCGCCACGGGCGATCACACCGCCCTCTCCCGCATCGTCTCCGCCCTGCCCCGGCTCACCGACCCGTCCAAGATCCGCACCGAGTCCGACTCACTGACCCAGGAACGAATCGCCGACAAAATCTCCCTCGCCCTCGACCGCCGGGACAACCCCCACCGCGAAACCCCACTCCACCTCGCCGTCCGCCTCAACGACTGCGTCGCCGCCTCCACCCTCGCCGGAGCCGGCGCCGACATCTCCTTGCAAAACTCCTCCGGCTGGAACCCGTTGCAAGAGTCCATCTGCCGCCGCTTCACCGACGTGTCAACCGTTCTCCTCCAGCACCAGCACCGAGCCGCCTGGTGGAAATGGCGACGTCGTTTGCCTCGCCTGATCTCCGTTCTGCACCGGATGAGAGACTTCTACATGGAGATGTCGTTCCATTTTGAAAGCTCCATCGTTCCCTTCGTCGGCAAGATCGCTCCGTCGGACACGTACAGGATCTGGAAGGTCGACGGGAACCTCCGGGCCGACACGTCGCTCTCCGGCTTCGACGGCATGAAGGCCCTGCGCGCGGACCAGAGCTTCCTCTTCCTCGGCGACGGCGATCAAACCCTCGACCTTCCCTCCGGTTCGTTAATCGTGTTAAACCACGATAATCGCAAGATCTACGACGCCTTCGAGAACGCTGGGAATTCGCTGAGTGAAAACGACGTCGCTTCGTTCTGCGCTCAGACGAGCGTTTACCGCCCGGGAATGGACGTCACTCAGGCGGAGCTCGTGGGAAGAACAAACTGGAGGCGACAGGAGAAGACGGAGAGCGTGGGGGAATGGAAGGCTAGGGTTTACGAGGTCCACAACGTGGTCTTCACTTACAG GTCTCGGAAAATCGTCACGGGCGATTCGGACGGGCAAGTTCTGCCTCTGGAGCTGGACGAGGACGACGACGGCTTCCTCGTCGCGGAGAATCCGCAATTCAGCGTCGTTTCGGATAATCAGCGACGGCGCCACAGCAGCTTTGTGAGGGACGATAGGGACGTGGTGCTGGTGTCAAGGAAGAGCGTCGACGTGGTGCCGTCGATGATGGTGCCAGAGAGGAGGAGGCCGCCGTGTGCGGTGGCGGTGGTGCCGCCGCAGACGAAGGAGAAGGAAATGGTGAAGAACCTGCGGCCGTTGGTTTGGTTGACGGAGCAGTTTCCGTTGAAGACGGAGGAGCTGCTGCCGTTACTCGACATCCTCGCGAACAAGGTGAAGGCGGTCAGACGGATGAGAGATCTGCTCACGACGAAGTTTCCGACGGGGACGTTCCCGGTGAAG GTGGATGGACGTAGTAGTTTGTGTTTGGTTTTATGA
- the LOC131315284 gene encoding uncharacterized protein LOC131315284 isoform X1 produces the protein MSKSSPSTTTIKPEDYKNSPVHYAVATGDHTALSRIVSALPRLTDPSKIRTESDSLTQERIADKISLALDRRDNPHRETPLHLAVRLNDCVAASTLAGAGADISLQNSSGWNPLQESICRRFTDVSTVLLQHQHRAAWWKWRRRLPRLISVLHRMRDFYMEMSFHFESSIVPFVGKIAPSDTYRIWKVDGNLRADTSLSGFDGMKALRADQSFLFLGDGDQTLDLPSGSLIVLNHDNRKIYDAFENAGNSLSENDVASFCAQTSVYRPGMDVTQAELVGRTNWRRQEKTESVGEWKARVYEVHNVVFTYRSRKIVTGDSDGQVLPLELDEDDDGFLVAENPQFSVVSDNQRRRHSSFVRDDRDVVLVSRKSVDVVPSMMVPERRRPPCAVAVVPPQTKEKEMVKNLRPLVWLTEQFPLKTEELLPLLDILANKVKAVRRMRDLLTTKFPTGTFPVKVAIPVMPTVRVVITFTKFVELQPTEQFYTPFSSPRHLVCDGPSTRGEEESETNYSSFPSTASTSSTALPRRSTSRLSSASKFLKQPPPPPPTAVQQSDPFAIPSGYSLSSFDEKSRKMKKSKSIRKTR, from the exons atgtCGAAGTCGTCGCCGTCAACGACGACGATAAAACCCGAAGACTACAAGAACAGCCCGGTCCACTACGCCGTCGCCACGGGCGATCACACCGCCCTCTCCCGCATCGTCTCCGCCCTGCCCCGGCTCACCGACCCGTCCAAGATCCGCACCGAGTCCGACTCACTGACCCAGGAACGAATCGCCGACAAAATCTCCCTCGCCCTCGACCGCCGGGACAACCCCCACCGCGAAACCCCACTCCACCTCGCCGTCCGCCTCAACGACTGCGTCGCCGCCTCCACCCTCGCCGGAGCCGGCGCCGACATCTCCTTGCAAAACTCCTCCGGCTGGAACCCGTTGCAAGAGTCCATCTGCCGCCGCTTCACCGACGTGTCAACCGTTCTCCTCCAGCACCAGCACCGAGCCGCCTGGTGGAAATGGCGACGTCGTTTGCCTCGCCTGATCTCCGTTCTGCACCGGATGAGAGACTTCTACATGGAGATGTCGTTCCATTTTGAAAGCTCCATCGTTCCCTTCGTCGGCAAGATCGCTCCGTCGGACACGTACAGGATCTGGAAGGTCGACGGGAACCTCCGGGCCGACACGTCGCTCTCCGGCTTCGACGGCATGAAGGCCCTGCGCGCGGACCAGAGCTTCCTCTTCCTCGGCGACGGCGATCAAACCCTCGACCTTCCCTCCGGTTCGTTAATCGTGTTAAACCACGATAATCGCAAGATCTACGACGCCTTCGAGAACGCTGGGAATTCGCTGAGTGAAAACGACGTCGCTTCGTTCTGCGCTCAGACGAGCGTTTACCGCCCGGGAATGGACGTCACTCAGGCGGAGCTCGTGGGAAGAACAAACTGGAGGCGACAGGAGAAGACGGAGAGCGTGGGGGAATGGAAGGCTAGGGTTTACGAGGTCCACAACGTGGTCTTCACTTACAG GTCTCGGAAAATCGTCACGGGCGATTCGGACGGGCAAGTTCTGCCTCTGGAGCTGGACGAGGACGACGACGGCTTCCTCGTCGCGGAGAATCCGCAATTCAGCGTCGTTTCGGATAATCAGCGACGGCGCCACAGCAGCTTTGTGAGGGACGATAGGGACGTGGTGCTGGTGTCAAGGAAGAGCGTCGACGTGGTGCCGTCGATGATGGTGCCAGAGAGGAGGAGGCCGCCGTGTGCGGTGGCGGTGGTGCCGCCGCAGACGAAGGAGAAGGAAATGGTGAAGAACCTGCGGCCGTTGGTTTGGTTGACGGAGCAGTTTCCGTTGAAGACGGAGGAGCTGCTGCCGTTACTCGACATCCTCGCGAACAAGGTGAAGGCGGTCAGACGGATGAGAGATCTGCTCACGACGAAGTTTCCGACGGGGACGTTCCCGGTGAAG GTGGCGATTCCGGTAATGCCAACAGTGAGGGTGGTAATTACATTCACCAAGTTTGTTGAGCTTCAACCAACTGAGCAATTCTACACACCGTTTTCAAGTCCTAGGCATTTGGTTTGTGATGGCCCTTCAACGCGGGGTGAAGAGGAATCAGAAACCAATTACTCATCATTCCCGTCGACGGCCTCGACGTCGTCAACCGCATTGCCAAGGCGGAGCACCAGCCGCCTGAGTTCTGCCAGCAAGTTTCTCAAGCAgccgccaccgccacctccTACTGCGGTGCAACAGTCGGATCCTTTTGCAATACCAAGTGGATACTCGTTGAGCAGTTTTGATGAGAAGAGTCGGAAAATGAAGAAATCCAAGTCTATTAGGAAAACTAGGTGA
- the LOC131315285 gene encoding autophagy-related protein 8C-like isoform X2, translated as MGFLVAFGLRDDLLMKLPLFEEERRQTEAARIREKYPERIPVIVERAERSDVPEVDKKKYLVPADLTVGQFVYVVRKRIKLNAEKAVFVFVNNVLPPTAALMSAIYEENKDEDGFLYMTYSGETTFGSLQVQ; from the exons ATGGGTTTTCTGGTGGCATTTGGGCTGCGAGATGATTTATTGATGAAGTTGCCACTGTTTGAGGAAG AGAGGAGGCAGACCGAGGCTGCTCGCATTCGAGAGAAGTATCCTGAAAGAATTCCG GTGATTGTGGAGAGGGCTGAAAGAAGTGACGTTCCTGAAGTtgacaagaaaaa ATACCTTGTTCCTGCTGATTTGACTGTTGGGCAGTTCGTTTATGTTGTTCGGAAGAGGATCAAGCTCAATGCCGAAAAGGCTGTATTTGTCTTCGTCAATAATGTGCTACCTCCCACTG CCGCGTTGATGTCTGCAATTTATGAAGAAAACAAGGATGAAGATGGGTTTCTTTACATGACTTACAGTGGTGAGACCACGTTTGGGTCCCTCCAAGTTCAGTGA
- the LOC131315284 gene encoding uncharacterized protein LOC131315284 isoform X2: MSKSSPSTTTIKPEDYKNSPVHYAVATGDHTALSRIVSALPRLTDPSKIRTESDSLTQERIADKISLALDRRDNPHRETPLHLAVRLNDCVAASTLAGAGADISLQNSSGWNPLQESICRRFTDVSTVLLQHQHRAAWWKWRRRLPRLISVLHRMRDFYMEMSFHFESSIVPFVGKIAPSDTYRIWKVDGNLRADTSLSGFDGMKALRADQSFLFLGDGDQTLDLPSGSLIVLNHDNRKIYDAFENAGNSLSENDVASFCAQTSVYRPGMDVTQAELVGRTNWRRQEKTESVGEWKARVYEVHNVVFTYRSRKIVTGDSDGQVLPLELDEDDDGFLVAENPQFSVVSDNQRRRHSSFVRDDRDVVLVSRKSVDVVPSMMVPERRRPPCAVAVVPPQTKEKEMVKNLRPLVWLTEQFPLKTEELLPLLDILANKVKAVRRMRDLLTTKFPTGTFPVKKFTALRRKRSNYGV; encoded by the exons atgtCGAAGTCGTCGCCGTCAACGACGACGATAAAACCCGAAGACTACAAGAACAGCCCGGTCCACTACGCCGTCGCCACGGGCGATCACACCGCCCTCTCCCGCATCGTCTCCGCCCTGCCCCGGCTCACCGACCCGTCCAAGATCCGCACCGAGTCCGACTCACTGACCCAGGAACGAATCGCCGACAAAATCTCCCTCGCCCTCGACCGCCGGGACAACCCCCACCGCGAAACCCCACTCCACCTCGCCGTCCGCCTCAACGACTGCGTCGCCGCCTCCACCCTCGCCGGAGCCGGCGCCGACATCTCCTTGCAAAACTCCTCCGGCTGGAACCCGTTGCAAGAGTCCATCTGCCGCCGCTTCACCGACGTGTCAACCGTTCTCCTCCAGCACCAGCACCGAGCCGCCTGGTGGAAATGGCGACGTCGTTTGCCTCGCCTGATCTCCGTTCTGCACCGGATGAGAGACTTCTACATGGAGATGTCGTTCCATTTTGAAAGCTCCATCGTTCCCTTCGTCGGCAAGATCGCTCCGTCGGACACGTACAGGATCTGGAAGGTCGACGGGAACCTCCGGGCCGACACGTCGCTCTCCGGCTTCGACGGCATGAAGGCCCTGCGCGCGGACCAGAGCTTCCTCTTCCTCGGCGACGGCGATCAAACCCTCGACCTTCCCTCCGGTTCGTTAATCGTGTTAAACCACGATAATCGCAAGATCTACGACGCCTTCGAGAACGCTGGGAATTCGCTGAGTGAAAACGACGTCGCTTCGTTCTGCGCTCAGACGAGCGTTTACCGCCCGGGAATGGACGTCACTCAGGCGGAGCTCGTGGGAAGAACAAACTGGAGGCGACAGGAGAAGACGGAGAGCGTGGGGGAATGGAAGGCTAGGGTTTACGAGGTCCACAACGTGGTCTTCACTTACAG GTCTCGGAAAATCGTCACGGGCGATTCGGACGGGCAAGTTCTGCCTCTGGAGCTGGACGAGGACGACGACGGCTTCCTCGTCGCGGAGAATCCGCAATTCAGCGTCGTTTCGGATAATCAGCGACGGCGCCACAGCAGCTTTGTGAGGGACGATAGGGACGTGGTGCTGGTGTCAAGGAAGAGCGTCGACGTGGTGCCGTCGATGATGGTGCCAGAGAGGAGGAGGCCGCCGTGTGCGGTGGCGGTGGTGCCGCCGCAGACGAAGGAGAAGGAAATGGTGAAGAACCTGCGGCCGTTGGTTTGGTTGACGGAGCAGTTTCCGTTGAAGACGGAGGAGCTGCTGCCGTTACTCGACATCCTCGCGAACAAGGTGAAGGCGGTCAGACGGATGAGAGATCTGCTCACGACGAAGTTTCCGACGGGGACGTTCCCGGTGAAG AAATTTACTGCACTCAGAAGAAAGAGAAGCAACTATGGCGTATGA
- the LOC131315285 gene encoding autophagy-related protein 8C-like isoform X3 translates to MAKSPFKLDHPLERRQTEAARIREKYPERIPVIVERAERSDVPEVDKKKYLVPADLTVGQFVYVVRKRIKLNAEKAVFVFVNNVLPPTAALMSAIYEENKDEDGFLYMTYSGETTFGSLQVQ, encoded by the exons AGAGGAGGCAGACCGAGGCTGCTCGCATTCGAGAGAAGTATCCTGAAAGAATTCCG GTGATTGTGGAGAGGGCTGAAAGAAGTGACGTTCCTGAAGTtgacaagaaaaa ATACCTTGTTCCTGCTGATTTGACTGTTGGGCAGTTCGTTTATGTTGTTCGGAAGAGGATCAAGCTCAATGCCGAAAAGGCTGTATTTGTCTTCGTCAATAATGTGCTACCTCCCACTG CCGCGTTGATGTCTGCAATTTATGAAGAAAACAAGGATGAAGATGGGTTTCTTTACATGACTTACAGTGGTGAGACCACGTTTGGGTCCCTCCAAGTTCAGTGA